The proteins below come from a single Methanomassiliicoccus sp. genomic window:
- a CDS encoding protein-glutamate O-methyltransferase CheR translates to MSVEKFCTDKDFIALKNTIFQKTSLDCNQYKDPYLQRRFGVRMRVHGLQKYSDYSSLICSNKDECEELMKDLTINVTQFFRDTSVFKAIEDELFPLMIYRKVIKNTPRIRMWSAGCSSGEEPYSIAIILRELLGEEYDSFTISIVGSDIDEECLMAAREGRYMPRQVVNVPKPYLEKYFSFDGQMYQVCPEILDMVDFKNVDLFSSTAGTGYDVILCRNVVIYFTKDMQERLYMKFYKALNPDGYFIMGNTETLVGEATRHLTSIKSRERVYQKIVT, encoded by the coding sequence ATGTCAGTGGAGAAGTTTTGCACCGATAAGGATTTCATCGCCTTGAAGAACACCATATTCCAGAAGACCTCCTTGGACTGTAACCAATACAAGGACCCATACCTCCAGCGCCGCTTCGGAGTAAGGATGAGAGTTCACGGCCTGCAGAAGTACTCTGATTATTCCTCCCTGATATGCTCGAACAAGGATGAGTGCGAGGAGCTCATGAAGGACCTGACCATCAATGTCACCCAGTTCTTCAGGGACACCTCTGTGTTCAAAGCGATAGAAGATGAGCTTTTCCCTCTCATGATCTACCGGAAGGTGATCAAGAACACTCCTCGGATAAGGATGTGGAGCGCAGGCTGCTCCAGCGGCGAGGAGCCATACTCCATCGCCATCATACTGAGGGAACTGCTGGGAGAGGAGTATGATTCCTTCACTATCTCCATCGTAGGCAGCGACATCGATGAGGAGTGCCTCATGGCCGCGCGTGAGGGTAGGTATATGCCACGCCAGGTTGTCAACGTCCCCAAACCCTACCTCGAAAAATACTTCAGCTTCGATGGCCAGATGTACCAGGTCTGCCCCGAGATATTGGACATGGTGGACTTCAAGAACGTGGACCTGTTCTCCTCCACCGCGGGTACTGGTTACGATGTGATCCTTTGTCGCAACGTGGTCATATACTTCACCAAGGACATGCAGGAACGCCTCTACATGAAGTTCTACAAGGCCCTAAACCCGGATGGATATTTCATTATGGGCAACACCGAGACCCTGGTCGGCGAGGCCACGAGGCACCTGACCTCCATAAAGAGCCGGGAGAGGGTTTACCAGAAGATCGTGACCTAA